From the Daucus carota subsp. sativus chromosome 8, DH1 v3.0, whole genome shotgun sequence genome, one window contains:
- the LOC108199031 gene encoding U-box domain-containing protein 1 isoform X2 — translation MDMTLPPLVSSGFLPVGSLLESLIHISNEVASIEKFPVVQVKNVSMMIRRVKLLSSLFQEIQETNAPLPPSSILCLTELFSVIRRVKLLIDGCKEGSALWNLMQTDLLSNQYHVTVKEMGSALDILPLSLLKITIDTKEQVELLRKQAKRVELFVEPGEIQRREELFLMMGSYRDRNKRNTGLDDFNRVKEILISIGVRSPLDFEEEISKLEAEAEKQAGTGGLIVVSNINNLMSLISLSKSMIFSRENKEKIPEDLKQSSASNWQHEHSSSSQSSFNIPDEYRCPISLDLMRDPVIVASGHTYDRNSIAQWINTGHHTCPKSGQRLIHMALIPNYALKSLIHQWCEENNITIRESTSSPPDLDRSSGKRELQDKAVDHISATKTASDAVKMTAEFLVGKLATGSPDIQRQAAYELRLLAKTGSLDSIIHVLLSGKTMEARENAAATIFSLSMVDDYKVLIGGHPKAIPALVELLIDGTTAGKRDAATALFNLAVYNINKSCVAVSGAIPLLIELLMDDKAGITDDALAVLALLLGCSEGLEEIKKSRVLVPLLIDLLRYGSPKGKENSITLLLGLCKDSGEEVARRLLMNPRSIPSLQSLAADGSLKARRKADALLRLLNRCCFQS, via the exons ATGGATATGACTCTACCTCCTCTGGTTTCCTCAGGCTTTCTTCCAGTAGGGTCTTTGCTGGAGTCATTGATTCACATCTCCAATGAAGTTGCATCAATTGAGAAATTTCCGGTTGTACAGGTTAAGAACGTGTCGATGATGATACGAAGGGTCAAGCTGCTTTCTTCATTGTTTCAAGAAATTCAGGAGACTAATGCCCCGCTTCCACCTTCATCAATTCTGTGTCTTACTGAGCTGTTTTCGGTGATCAGAAGGGTAAAATTATTGATAGATGGTTGTAAAGAAGGTAGCGCGTTGTGGAACCTCATGCAGACGGATCTTTTATCAAATCAATATCATGTAACAGTAAAAGAGATGGGAAGTGCGTTGGATATTTTACCTCTTAGCTTGCTTAAGATAACAATTGACACGAAAGAGCAAGTTGAACTTCTTCGCAAGCAAGCAAAGAGGGTTGAATTGTTTGTTGAGCCTGGAGAGATTCAGAGACGCGAGGAGCTTTTCCTAATGATGGGTAGCTATCGTGACAGGAACAAGAGAAACACGGGTTTAGATGATTTTAACAGAGTGAAAGAGATATTGATCAGCATTGGTGTGAGAAGTCCATTGGATTTTGAGGAGGAGATTTCGAAGCTTGAGGCTGAAGCAGAGAAGCAGGCAGGAACAGGTGGCCTTATCGTCGTTTCCAACATCAACAATCTTATGTCTCTGATTTCCTTGTCAAAATCCATGATTTTTAGTAGGGAGAACAAAGAGAAAATCCCGGAGGATCTGAAGCAATCTTCAGCATCAAATTGGCAACACGAGCACTCTTCGTCGTCTCAGTCGTCATTCAACATCCCTGATGAGTACCGTTGCCCAATTTCACTAGACTTGATGAGAGATCCGGTGATAGTAGCATCAGGACACACTTATGATCGAAACTCAATTGCCCAGTGGATTAATACAGGGCATCACACGTGCCCTAAGAGCGGGCAGAGACTAATTCATATGGCATTGATCCCCAATTATGCACTCAAGAGCCTTATACACCAATGGTGTGAAGAGAACAATATAACGATACGTGAATCGACTTCCTCTCCTCCAGACTTGGACCGGAGCAGTGGCAAGAGAGAGTTACAAGATAAAGCTGTCGATCATATCTCTGCCACAAAAACCGCAAGTGATGCAGTTAAGATGACCGCAGAATTCCTTGTGGGCAAACTAGCAACCGGATCACCAGACATCCAAAGACAAGCTGCATACGAGCTCCGTTTACTAGCAAAAACTG GTTCACTTGACAGCATAATACACGTGCTTCTTTCGGGGAAAACCATGGAGGCCAGAGAAAACGCAGCAGCAACGATCTTCAGCTTGTCGATGGTTGATGATTACAAGGTACTCATTGGCGGACATCCAAAAGCAATTCCCGCTTTGGTGGAACTTCTCATAGATGGAACTACAGCTGGGAAAAGGGATGCTGCAACCGCGCTTTTCAATCTTGCCGTTTACAACATAAACAAGTCATGTGTTGCGGTTTCTGGGGCCATTCCCTTGCTCATTGAGCTCTTGATGGATGACAAGGCAGGGATAACTGATGATGCATTGGCAGTTCTTGCACTGCTTTTGGGGTGCTCTGAAGGACTAGAAGAAATTAAAAAGAGCAGAGTATTGGTGCCTCTTCTTattgatttgttaagatatGGATCCCCCAAGGGCAAGGAAAATTCTATAACACTTCTTTTAGGACTATGTAAAGATAGTGGTGAGGAAGTTGCAAGGAGATTATTGATGAATCCAAGGAGCATTCCTTCTCTGCAAAGCTTGGCTGCTGATGGATCTTTAAAGGCTCGAAGAAAGGCTGATGCTCTGCTCAGATTGCTCAATAGATGTTGCTTCCAGTCTTGA
- the LOC108199031 gene encoding U-box domain-containing protein 1 isoform X1 — protein MDMTLPPLVSSGFLPVGSLLESLIHISNEVASIEKFPVVQVKNVSMMIRRVKLLSSLFQEIQETNAPLPPSSILCLTELFSVIRRVKLLIDGCKEGSALWNLMQTDLLSNQYHVTVKEMGSALDILPLSLLKITIDTKEQVELLRKQAKRVELFVEPGEIQRREELFLMMGSYRDRNKRNTGLDDFNRVKEILISIGVRSPLDFEEEISKLEAEAEKQAGTGGLIVVSNINNLMSLISLSKSMIFSRENKEKIPEDLKQSSASNWQHEHSSSSQSSFNIPDEYRCPISLDLMRDPVIVASGHTYDRNSIAQWINTGHHTCPKSGQRLIHMALIPNYALKSLIHQWCEENNITIRESTSSPPDLDRSSGKRELQDKAVDHISATKTASDAVKMTAEFLVGKLATGSPDIQRQAAYELRLLAKTGMENRRMIAEAGAIPFLVTLLGSPDSRIQGNAVTALLNLSIFDNNKILIMSAGSLDSIIHVLLSGKTMEARENAAATIFSLSMVDDYKVLIGGHPKAIPALVELLIDGTTAGKRDAATALFNLAVYNINKSCVAVSGAIPLLIELLMDDKAGITDDALAVLALLLGCSEGLEEIKKSRVLVPLLIDLLRYGSPKGKENSITLLLGLCKDSGEEVARRLLMNPRSIPSLQSLAADGSLKARRKADALLRLLNRCCFQS, from the coding sequence ATGGATATGACTCTACCTCCTCTGGTTTCCTCAGGCTTTCTTCCAGTAGGGTCTTTGCTGGAGTCATTGATTCACATCTCCAATGAAGTTGCATCAATTGAGAAATTTCCGGTTGTACAGGTTAAGAACGTGTCGATGATGATACGAAGGGTCAAGCTGCTTTCTTCATTGTTTCAAGAAATTCAGGAGACTAATGCCCCGCTTCCACCTTCATCAATTCTGTGTCTTACTGAGCTGTTTTCGGTGATCAGAAGGGTAAAATTATTGATAGATGGTTGTAAAGAAGGTAGCGCGTTGTGGAACCTCATGCAGACGGATCTTTTATCAAATCAATATCATGTAACAGTAAAAGAGATGGGAAGTGCGTTGGATATTTTACCTCTTAGCTTGCTTAAGATAACAATTGACACGAAAGAGCAAGTTGAACTTCTTCGCAAGCAAGCAAAGAGGGTTGAATTGTTTGTTGAGCCTGGAGAGATTCAGAGACGCGAGGAGCTTTTCCTAATGATGGGTAGCTATCGTGACAGGAACAAGAGAAACACGGGTTTAGATGATTTTAACAGAGTGAAAGAGATATTGATCAGCATTGGTGTGAGAAGTCCATTGGATTTTGAGGAGGAGATTTCGAAGCTTGAGGCTGAAGCAGAGAAGCAGGCAGGAACAGGTGGCCTTATCGTCGTTTCCAACATCAACAATCTTATGTCTCTGATTTCCTTGTCAAAATCCATGATTTTTAGTAGGGAGAACAAAGAGAAAATCCCGGAGGATCTGAAGCAATCTTCAGCATCAAATTGGCAACACGAGCACTCTTCGTCGTCTCAGTCGTCATTCAACATCCCTGATGAGTACCGTTGCCCAATTTCACTAGACTTGATGAGAGATCCGGTGATAGTAGCATCAGGACACACTTATGATCGAAACTCAATTGCCCAGTGGATTAATACAGGGCATCACACGTGCCCTAAGAGCGGGCAGAGACTAATTCATATGGCATTGATCCCCAATTATGCACTCAAGAGCCTTATACACCAATGGTGTGAAGAGAACAATATAACGATACGTGAATCGACTTCCTCTCCTCCAGACTTGGACCGGAGCAGTGGCAAGAGAGAGTTACAAGATAAAGCTGTCGATCATATCTCTGCCACAAAAACCGCAAGTGATGCAGTTAAGATGACCGCAGAATTCCTTGTGGGCAAACTAGCAACCGGATCACCAGACATCCAAAGACAAGCTGCATACGAGCTCCGTTTACTAGCAAAAACTGGTATGGAAAACCGCAGAATGATTGCAGAAGCCGGAGCCATACCGTTTCTGGTCACACTGCTAGGCTCCCCTGATTCAAGAATCCAGGGGAATGCAGTCACTGCATTACTAAACCTTTCTATATTCGACAACAACAAGATACTAATAATGTCTGCAGGTTCACTTGACAGCATAATACACGTGCTTCTTTCGGGGAAAACCATGGAGGCCAGAGAAAACGCAGCAGCAACGATCTTCAGCTTGTCGATGGTTGATGATTACAAGGTACTCATTGGCGGACATCCAAAAGCAATTCCCGCTTTGGTGGAACTTCTCATAGATGGAACTACAGCTGGGAAAAGGGATGCTGCAACCGCGCTTTTCAATCTTGCCGTTTACAACATAAACAAGTCATGTGTTGCGGTTTCTGGGGCCATTCCCTTGCTCATTGAGCTCTTGATGGATGACAAGGCAGGGATAACTGATGATGCATTGGCAGTTCTTGCACTGCTTTTGGGGTGCTCTGAAGGACTAGAAGAAATTAAAAAGAGCAGAGTATTGGTGCCTCTTCTTattgatttgttaagatatGGATCCCCCAAGGGCAAGGAAAATTCTATAACACTTCTTTTAGGACTATGTAAAGATAGTGGTGAGGAAGTTGCAAGGAGATTATTGATGAATCCAAGGAGCATTCCTTCTCTGCAAAGCTTGGCTGCTGATGGATCTTTAAAGGCTCGAAGAAAGGCTGATGCTCTGCTCAGATTGCTCAATAGATGTTGCTTCCAGTCTTGA